The proteins below are encoded in one region of Salvelinus namaycush isolate Seneca chromosome 32, SaNama_1.0, whole genome shotgun sequence:
- the LOC120027428 gene encoding gap junction beta-4 protein-like, with product MNWAFLQGLLSGVNKYSTVFGRIWLSVVFIFRLMVFVVAAEKVWGDEQKDFDCNTRQPGCHNVCYDHFFPVSHSRLWALQLIFVTCPSLLVVLHVAYRDERERKHCLKHGEGCTRLYDNTGKKRGGLWWTYLFSLLFKMAVDGVFIFLLFYIYEAYFFPLVVKCSEDPCPNEVDCFIARPTEKRVFTVFMVVISLVCILLTLCEILYLLGKKCRECIGGGGPRAIRESPQFTMPATIPLTEKDTSVFKQSELKKMNMADGDGGVGKREGPAPGYSVTVS from the exons ATGAACTGGGCGTTTTTGCAGGGCCTGCTTAGCGGGGTCAATAAGTACTCCACGGTGTTCGGTCGTATCTGGCTCTCCGTCGTCTTCATCTTCAGACTCATGGTCTTCGTCGTGGCTGCGGAGAAAGTGTGGGGTGACGAGCAGAAAGACTTCGACTGCAACACCCGCCAACCTGGCTGCCACAACGTCTGTTACGACCACTTCTTCCCTGTCTCCCACAGCCGGCTCTGGGCACTCCAACTCATCTTCGTCACCTGTCCCTCGCTCCTGGTCGTCCTCCATGTCGCGTACAGAGATGAGCGAGAGCGGAAACACTGTCTGAAGCACGGCGAGGGATGCACCCGTCTGTATGACAATACGGGGAAGAAGCGCGGCGGCCTGTGGTGGACCTACCTCTTCAGTCTGCTGTTCAAGATGGCGGTGGACGGCGTGTTCATCTTTCTGCTGTTTTACATCTACGAGGCGTACTTCTTCCCGCTGGTGGTGAAGTGCTCAGAGGACCCCTGTCCCAATGAGGTGGACTGCTTTATTGCCAG GCCAACAGAGAAGCGAGTGTTCACGGTCTTCATGGTGGTGATAAGTTTGGTGTGTATACTCTTGACCCTGTGTGAGATCCTCTACCTGCTGGGGAAGAAGTGCAGGGAGTGTATTGGCGGTGGAGGACCCCGTGCCATCAGGGAGAGTCCCCAGTTTACCATGCCAGCTACCATACCCCTGACAGAGAAAGATACCTCTGTATTCAAGCAGTCTGAACTGAAGAAGATGAATATGGCTGACGGGGATGGCGGAGTGGGTAAGAGAGAGGGCCCTGCTCCGGGTTACAGTGTGACTGTCTCTTGA
- the LOC120027112 gene encoding gap junction beta-3 protein-like gives MDWKTFEALLSGVNKYSTAFGRIWLAVVFVFRVMVFVVAAERVFSEDQKDFDCNTRQPGCANACYDHFFPFSHTRIWAIQLIFVTCPTFMVVMHVAYREERERKYRITHGENARLYDNTGQKHGGLWWTYLLSLFFKTAIEVAFLYLLHLIYNNFDLPRRVICDLWPCPNQVDCYIGRPTEKRVFTYFMVGASAVCIVLNVCEIFYLIAIRLLRISHRGSLHTSPNIRCSELDCDGCQMLAATTEYQECNEANSSMEKKSTSIF, from the coding sequence ATGGACTGGAAGACGTTCGAGGCGCTGCTTAGCGGGGTCAATAAATACTCTACCGCGTTTGGACGTATCTGGCTCGCGGTGGTCTTCGTGTTTCGCGTCATGGTCTTTGTCGTGGCCGCAGAACGCGTCTTTAGTGAGGACCAGAAAGACTTTGACTGCAACACCCGTCAACCCGGCTGCGCCAACGCCTGTTACGACCACTTCTTTCCTTTCTCCCACACCAGGATCTGGGCAATCCAGCTCATCTTCGTCACCTGTCCCACCTTCATGGTCGTGATGCACGTGGCGTACCGTGAGGAACGCGAACGCAAGTACCGCATCACACATGGTGAAAACGCCCGTCTCTACGACAACACAGGACAGAAGCACGGAGGACTCTGGTGGACATATCTCCTCAGCCTCTTCTTCAAGACGGCCATCGAGGTGGCGTTCCTCTACCTCCTGCATCTCATCTACAACAACTTTGACCTGCCGCGCCGCGTCATTTGCGACCTCTGGCCTTGTCCTAACCAGGTGGATTGCTACATCGGCCGGCCCACAGAGAAGAGGGTGTTTACCTACTTCATGGTAGGAGCGTCGGCTGTGTGTATAGTGCTCAACGTGTGTGAGATCTTTTACCTGATAGCCATCCGGTTGCTGAGGATCAGTCATCGGGGAAGCCTCCATACCTCCCCCAACATTAGGTGCTCTGAGCTGGACTGTGATGGGTGTCAGATGCTGGCGGCGACAACAGAGTACCAGGAGTGCAACGAGGCCAACTCATCCATGGAGAAGAAAAGTACATCTATATTTTGA